A window from Centropristis striata isolate RG_2023a ecotype Rhode Island chromosome 4, C.striata_1.0, whole genome shotgun sequence encodes these proteins:
- the LOC131970165 gene encoding CD166 antigen homolog A-like isoform X1 — MHLLSASCVCALLITVLLRQVSGLQTVIGEYGETLEIPCNNGAMKAEDVLLAKWKYDKGEGPPGDLLVKTGNNAATISATDEYKNRISMAANFSLLLSSATLTDQHTFTCMVVAGADITEHPVNVVIYKKPESLEISETAKELEIGKLTELGTCVAKDANPAANITWLKNNVALVADGKGISIEASVQEDPVTGLSTTSSILKYSAEKEDTDAQFTCSTQPTVGTELVSSPTTFTITYSTENIVLQVTAQDPLVEGDNVTLKCVADGNPPPTSFNFHLKGEMVRVENADTYTITNVSRETTGEYKCSLVDNPTLEATEDVTVNYLDINLSPSGNIVKSAGDDMELNLQIDASGDYKVSWTKDNVKLEKQPKFAKLIYADAGRYECEVTMGLLSQKALFDLTVEGAPIIKQLSKMASKDANHKVLMCEVEGSPKPAVSWSINGTSLEESPFINGKIRHKITFRPAVNLTVSCMVSNEFGADSKSIHVASVNVEVEMDKQDDNDQTKLVVGVVVGLIVATLVIGLAYWVYMKKSKQGSWKTGEKENGSSEEEKKLEEKVEENSQKAEV, encoded by the exons TCAGCGGTTTGCAGACTGTTATCGGCGAGTACGGGGAAACACTCGAGATCCCGTGCAACAATGGAGCCATGAAGGCAGAGGACGTCTTACTGGCTAAATGGAAATAT GACAAAGGAGAGGGACCTCCGGGAGACCTGCTGGTCAAGACGGGAAACAATGCTGCCACTATCAGCGCCACGGATGAATACAAGAACCGTATTAGCATGGCTGCAAACTTCAGCCTGCTGCTTTCTTCGGCCACGCTTACTGACCAGCACACTTTCACCTGCATGGTTGTGGCTGGTGCAGACATAACAGAACACCCAGTAAATGTGGTGATCTACA AGAAGCCGGAAAGCCTGGAGATTTCTGAGACAGCGAAGGAACTAGAGATTGGCAAACTTACTGAG CTTGGAACATGTGTTGCAAAAGATGCCAATCCAGCTGCGAATATCACATGGCTAAAGAACAATGTGGCTCTGGTGGCTGATGGGAAAG GGATTTCCATCGAAGCCTCGGTGCAGGAGGACCCTGTTACTGGCCTTTCAACCACGTCCTCCATTCTGAAGTACTCGGCCGAGAAGGAAGACACGGATGCCCAGTTCACCTGCAGCACTCAGCCCACAGTGGGCACAGAGCTGGTGTCCTCTCCAACAACCTTCACTATAACCT ACTCCACAGAGAACATCGTCCTCCAGGTCACTGCTCAGGACCCTCTGGTAGAGGGAGACAATGTGACTCTGAAGTGTGTGGCAGATGGTAACCCTCCTCCTACCAGCTTTAACTTCCACCTAAAG GGAGAGATGGTGAGAGTGGAAAATGCCGATACTTACACCATCACCAATGTCTCACGTGAAACCACTGGTGAATACAAATGCTCTCTTGTTGACAACCCAACACTGGAGGCAACTGAGGACGTCACAGTGAACT ACCTAGACATCAATTTAAGCCCCTCTGGAAATATCGTCAAGAGTGCTGGTGACGACATGGAACTAAATCTGCAGATTGATGCCTCTGGGGACTATAAGGTCTCCTGGACAAAG GACAATGTTAAACTGGAAAAGCAGCCCAAGTTTGCCAAGCTGATTTACGCCGACGCTGGCCGATATGAGTGTGAGGTGACGATGGGGCTCCTCAGCCAAAAAGCTCTCTTTGATCTGACTGTCGAAG GTGCTCCCATTATCAAGCAGCTGTCCAAAATGGCCAGTAAAGACGCCAACCATAAAGTCCTGATGTGTGAGGTTGAAGGTTCTCCAAAGCCAGCTGTCTCCTGGAGCATCAACGGCACCTCg CTTGAAGAGAGTCCCTTCATCAACGGAAAGATAagacacaagatcacatttaggCCGGCTGTAAATCTGACTGTCTCTTGTATGGTGTCCAATGAATTTGGCGCGGATAGCAAATCTATACATGTGGCATCCG TAAATGTGGAGGTGGAAATGGATAAACAAG ATGATAACGACCAAACCAAGTTGGTGGTCGGAGTCGTAGTCGGTCTCATCGTCGCCACTTTGGTTATAGGCCTGGCATACTGGGTCTACATGAAGAAATCAAA GCAAGGAAGCTGGAAGACTGGTGAAAAGGAGAACGGGTCttctgaggaggagaaaaaactgGAGGAGAAAGTGGAAGAGAACAGCCAAAAAGCTGAGGTGTAA
- the LOC131970165 gene encoding CD166 antigen homolog A-like isoform X2, with product MHLLSASCVCALLITVLLRQVSGLQTVIGEYGETLEIPCNNGAMKAEDVLLAKWKYDKGEGPPGDLLVKTGNNAATISATDEYKNRISMAANFSLLLSSATLTDQHTFTCMVVAGADITEHPVNVVIYKKPESLEISETAKELEIGKLTELGTCVAKDANPAANITWLKNNVALVADGKGISIEASVQEDPVTGLSTTSSILKYSAEKEDTDAQFTCSTQPTVGTELVSSPTTFTITYSTENIVLQVTAQDPLVEGDNVTLKCVADGNPPPTSFNFHLKGEMVRVENADTYTITNVSRETTGEYKCSLVDNPTLEATEDVTVNYLDINLSPSGNIVKSAGDDMELNLQIDASGDYKVSWTKDNVKLEKQPKFAKLIYADAGRYECEVTMGLLSQKALFDLTVEGAPIIKQLSKMASKDANHKVLMCEVEGSPKPAVSWSINGTSLEESPFINGKIRHKITFRPAVNLTVSCMVSNEFGADSKSIHVASDDNDQTKLVVGVVVGLIVATLVIGLAYWVYMKKSKQGSWKTGEKENGSSEEEKKLEEKVEENSQKAEV from the exons TCAGCGGTTTGCAGACTGTTATCGGCGAGTACGGGGAAACACTCGAGATCCCGTGCAACAATGGAGCCATGAAGGCAGAGGACGTCTTACTGGCTAAATGGAAATAT GACAAAGGAGAGGGACCTCCGGGAGACCTGCTGGTCAAGACGGGAAACAATGCTGCCACTATCAGCGCCACGGATGAATACAAGAACCGTATTAGCATGGCTGCAAACTTCAGCCTGCTGCTTTCTTCGGCCACGCTTACTGACCAGCACACTTTCACCTGCATGGTTGTGGCTGGTGCAGACATAACAGAACACCCAGTAAATGTGGTGATCTACA AGAAGCCGGAAAGCCTGGAGATTTCTGAGACAGCGAAGGAACTAGAGATTGGCAAACTTACTGAG CTTGGAACATGTGTTGCAAAAGATGCCAATCCAGCTGCGAATATCACATGGCTAAAGAACAATGTGGCTCTGGTGGCTGATGGGAAAG GGATTTCCATCGAAGCCTCGGTGCAGGAGGACCCTGTTACTGGCCTTTCAACCACGTCCTCCATTCTGAAGTACTCGGCCGAGAAGGAAGACACGGATGCCCAGTTCACCTGCAGCACTCAGCCCACAGTGGGCACAGAGCTGGTGTCCTCTCCAACAACCTTCACTATAACCT ACTCCACAGAGAACATCGTCCTCCAGGTCACTGCTCAGGACCCTCTGGTAGAGGGAGACAATGTGACTCTGAAGTGTGTGGCAGATGGTAACCCTCCTCCTACCAGCTTTAACTTCCACCTAAAG GGAGAGATGGTGAGAGTGGAAAATGCCGATACTTACACCATCACCAATGTCTCACGTGAAACCACTGGTGAATACAAATGCTCTCTTGTTGACAACCCAACACTGGAGGCAACTGAGGACGTCACAGTGAACT ACCTAGACATCAATTTAAGCCCCTCTGGAAATATCGTCAAGAGTGCTGGTGACGACATGGAACTAAATCTGCAGATTGATGCCTCTGGGGACTATAAGGTCTCCTGGACAAAG GACAATGTTAAACTGGAAAAGCAGCCCAAGTTTGCCAAGCTGATTTACGCCGACGCTGGCCGATATGAGTGTGAGGTGACGATGGGGCTCCTCAGCCAAAAAGCTCTCTTTGATCTGACTGTCGAAG GTGCTCCCATTATCAAGCAGCTGTCCAAAATGGCCAGTAAAGACGCCAACCATAAAGTCCTGATGTGTGAGGTTGAAGGTTCTCCAAAGCCAGCTGTCTCCTGGAGCATCAACGGCACCTCg CTTGAAGAGAGTCCCTTCATCAACGGAAAGATAagacacaagatcacatttaggCCGGCTGTAAATCTGACTGTCTCTTGTATGGTGTCCAATGAATTTGGCGCGGATAGCAAATCTATACATGTGGCATCCG ATGATAACGACCAAACCAAGTTGGTGGTCGGAGTCGTAGTCGGTCTCATCGTCGCCACTTTGGTTATAGGCCTGGCATACTGGGTCTACATGAAGAAATCAAA GCAAGGAAGCTGGAAGACTGGTGAAAAGGAGAACGGGTCttctgaggaggagaaaaaactgGAGGAGAAAGTGGAAGAGAACAGCCAAAAAGCTGAGGTGTAA